A genomic region of Coriobacteriaceae bacterium contains the following coding sequences:
- the yqeK gene encoding bis(5'-nucleosyl)-tetraphosphatase (symmetrical) YqeK, with amino-acid sequence MKEDKKLLKRVTKAVDKRLSGKRLEHVHSVSECAAKLARIYGANEFDARIAGLLHDWDKLLTDDELPARLDELGIERPANIEYLYPVLHSFTGAAAVKREFPELSDDIISAIHKHTLGDFEMSDLDIIIFTADMIEPLRKTKGRPQIKRLRKMVGEASLDELYFEAYATTMVSLIERKRFIDPVALDIWNSLVERHHPIDKSRQGDPDVVL; translated from the coding sequence GTGAAGGAAGACAAGAAACTGCTGAAACGTGTGACCAAGGCGGTGGACAAGCGCTTGTCGGGCAAGCGTCTCGAGCACGTCCATTCGGTTTCCGAGTGCGCTGCCAAGCTTGCACGCATATACGGAGCCAATGAATTCGACGCTCGCATCGCGGGACTGTTGCATGACTGGGACAAGCTGCTGACCGATGACGAATTGCCGGCACGTCTTGACGAGCTGGGCATCGAACGTCCCGCAAACATCGAGTACCTGTATCCGGTCCTGCATTCTTTCACAGGCGCCGCCGCCGTCAAACGCGAGTTCCCCGAGCTCAGCGATGACATCATCAGCGCCATTCACAAGCATACACTTGGCGATTTCGAAATGAGTGATCTGGACATAATCATCTTCACGGCCGATATGATCGAACCGCTTCGAAAGACGAAGGGGCGCCCGCAGATCAAGCGGCTGCGCAAGATGGTAGGCGAGGCATCGCTCGACGAGCTGTATTTCGAGGCCTATGCAACGACGATGGTGTCGCTCATCGAGCGCAAGCGTTTCATTGACCCGGTTGCTCTCGACATCTGGAACAGCCTGGTCGAGCGCCATCATCCCATCGACAAATCGCGTCAGGGCGACCCCGACGTCGTCTTGTAA